One part of the Candidatus Bathyarchaeota archaeon genome encodes these proteins:
- the ndhC gene encoding NADH-quinone oxidoreductase subunit A — MWIEIFTSLPFAFAVSIVVATLIYWYGGKIGAKGSKTSVKLSQYACGEYFMAEKLQVNVERFFIYAVYFLIFDILAFMLATSLLSPGLVPAMYALITLLAIILLMPFLRIKTR, encoded by the coding sequence ATGTGGATAGAAATATTCACTTCACTCCCATTCGCATTCGCGGTCTCGATCGTCGTTGCAACACTCATATACTGGTATGGCGGAAAGATTGGAGCTAAAGGGAGTAAGACATCAGTCAAACTCTCCCAGTATGCTTGTGGTGAATATTTCATGGCGGAGAAGCTTCAGGTCAATGTTGAACGATTCTTTATCTACGCAGTATACTTTCTGATCTTCGATATATTGGCTTTTATGCTGGCAACGAGTCTCCTGAGTCCCGGGCTAGTTCCAGCAATGTATGCGTTAATAACTCTTTTGGCAATAATTCTTCTTATGCCCTTTTTAAGAATCAAGACGAGGTGA